In Gammaproteobacteria bacterium, the following are encoded in one genomic region:
- a CDS encoding dCTP deaminase — MSIKSDKWIRRMVAEHRMIEPFEAEQVRTNGEGRIVSYGVSSYGYDVRCSDEFKIFTNINSAVVDPKGFDDKSFVDLKAHVCIIPPNSFALARTVEYFRIPRNVLTICLGKSTYARCGIIVNVTPLEPEWEGHVTLEFSNTSPLPAKVYANEGVAQVVFLEADEECETSYKDRGGKYQGQRGVTLPKT, encoded by the coding sequence GTGAGCATTAAATCCGACAAATGGATACGGCGCATGGTCGCCGAGCATCGCATGATCGAGCCGTTCGAGGCCGAACAGGTGCGGACCAACGGGGAGGGACGCATCGTGTCGTATGGCGTGTCCAGCTACGGCTACGACGTGCGCTGTTCGGACGAATTCAAGATCTTTACCAACATCAACTCGGCCGTGGTCGATCCCAAGGGCTTCGACGACAAGAGCTTCGTGGACCTCAAGGCCCACGTGTGCATTATCCCGCCCAACTCCTTCGCACTCGCGCGTACCGTGGAATACTTCCGCATCCCGCGCAACGTGCTGACGATCTGTCTGGGCAAGAGTACTTACGCGCGCTGCGGCATCATAGTCAACGTCACGCCGCTGGAGCCGGAGTGGGAAGGCCACGTCACTTTGGAGTTCTCCAACACCTCGCCTTTGCCGGCCAAGGTATACGCCAACGAGGGCGTGGCGCAGGTGGTGTTTTTAGAAGCGGATGAGGAGTGTGAGACTTCGTACAAGGACCGCGGCGGCAAATATCAGGGCCAGCGCGGTGTCACCCTGCCGAAGACGTGA